A genome region from Lucilia cuprina isolate Lc7/37 chromosome 3, ASM2204524v1, whole genome shotgun sequence includes the following:
- the LOC111685923 gene encoding 39S ribosomal protein L14, mitochondrial, with amino-acid sequence MSYLLQNIKTSSMMQAVKAIRFNQTQQSQLLHTTPVCNEIRKLARLRVVDNSDLGKRAMAEGRPPRCIHVYNKRGIGLIGDKVLVAIKGQMKKGILVGLKQKQRPKIPKFDSNNLVLIDDNGTPLGTRIHVPVPTILRTILKEKTQAKGADYTKVLAIASRFI; translated from the coding sequence ATGTCTTATTTactgcaaaatataaaaacctcCAGTATGATGCAAGCCGTTAAAGCTATACGATTCAATCAAACGCAACAGTCTCAACTCTTACACACGACACCGGTGTGCAACGAAATACGCAAATTGGCCCGTTTGCGTGTGGTGGACAACAGTGATTTGGGCAAAAGAGCTATGGCCGAGGGACGTCCACCACGTTGTATACATGTCTATAATAAACGTGGTATTGGTCTTATAGGCGATAAAGTCCTGGTGGCCATTAAGGGTCAAATGAAGAAGGGCATATTAGTGGgcttaaagcaaaaacaaaggCCTAAGATTCCCAAATTCGACAGCAATAATTTGGTTTTGATCGATGACAATGGTACACCGTTGGGCACTAGAATACATGTACCCGTACCCACTATACTGAGAACAATACTTAAGGAGAAAACCCAGGCTAAGGGTGCTGATTACACCAAAGTCTTGGCCATAGCAagtagatttatttaa
- the LOC111685924 gene encoding zinc finger protein 670-like isoform X2 — MHYQLHCIQYFDELPHLICCKCVNLVLSAYKLKERCEKSQRTLITLLDNPLKGICLNKNTQEKGSQTQLLAENMPSISSINCRYCLRSFQSIEDLKTHLNVFHPESDCKNFNECHICKRQFTRAAHLIRHIQSKHKFFKVEIKSLNEQEVSAISLEEETNITEKVTNESIQECEILKLIKVDDVGHLTDDESEIPLKLLLESLNTSEITEDSQNSIEIEETNIAEDDTPPVKRNRGRITKQSKTEDVSDNILQENEYDSIEILKETKRGPGRPSKNALNCKYCSEYCKTAKILQQHIAENHITTLNFSCKICNENFSAKKDLIYHLSNYHQKTRRLTSFMSKKKNMQNLFYCTKCDKNFSTKNSLQRHQENHDKKRYVCKECLQDFPNKEELNAHTKAEGHDKPLLCPECGLRCKSSNILTVHLRRHNGEKPFKCKFCSKGFPRMDDLKIHEKYHTGEKSHFCETCGKGFFRKYNLRIHLRVHTGEKPHKCPHCPQAFAQSNDLKAHIRRHTGERFRCEVCNAGFLQGYQIRQHKLQEHGIHEIPPTQRLQKFTSAQEQEKQIKQNLQTALD; from the exons ATGCATTATCAGTTGCATTGT attCAATACTTTGATGAATTACCACATTTGATATGTTGCAAATGTGTAAATTTGGTTTTAAGTgcttataaattaaaagaaagatGTGAAAAATCCCAAAGAACTTTAATAACATTGCTTGATAATCCACTAAAAggtatatgtttaaataaaaatacacaagaaAAAGGCAGCCAAACACAATTACTTGCTGAAAATATGCCTTCAATTAGTTCAATAAATTGTCGCTATTGCTTACGTTCTTTTCAAAGTATTGAGGACTTAAAAACCCACTTGAATGTCTTTCATCCTGAATCagattgtaaaaattttaatgaatgtcATATTTGCAAACGCCAGTTTACCAGGGCAGCCCATTTAATAAGACATATACAaagtaaacataaatttttcaaagtagAAATCAAATCATTGAATGAACAGGAAGTTTCAGCTATATCTTTAGAAGAGGAAACAAATATCACAGAGAAAGTTACTAACGAAAGTATACAAGaatgtgaaatattaaaattaataaaagtggATGATGTTGGACATTTAACAGATGATGAAAGTGAAATACCTTTAAAGTTGttgttagaatctttaaatacTAGCGAAATAACAGAAG ATTCACAAAATTCTATTGAAATAGAAGAAACCAATATTGCAGAAGATGATACACCGCCAGTTAAACGTAACAGAGgtagaataacaaaacaatcgAAAACAGAag aTGTTTCTGATAACATTTTACAAGAGAATGAGTATGATTCTATTGAAATTCTAAAAGAAACTAAACGTGGCCCTGGCAGACCAtcaaaaaatgctttaaattgcaaatattgcTCGGAATACTGTAAAACTgctaaaatattacaacaacatATTGCAGAAAATCATATTACAACACTgaatttttcttgtaaaatctgtaatgaaaatttttctgccaaaaaagatttaatttatcatttatCCAATTATCACCAAAAAACTCGTCGTCTAACAAGTTTTAtgagtaaaaagaaaaatatgcaaaatttattttattgtacaaAATGTGATAAGAATTTTAGCACTAAGAACTCTTTACAAAGACACCAAGAGAACCACGATAAAAAACGTTACGTTTGCAAAGAATGTCTACAGGATTTTCCCAATAAGGAAGAGTTAAATGCGCATACTAAGGCAGAAGGACATGATAAACCCTTACTGTGTCCAGAATGTGGTTTACGTTGTAAAAGTAGTAATATCTTGACAGTACATTTGAGACGGCATAATGGTGAGAAACCATTTAAGTGTAAATTTTGTAGTAAAGGATTTCCACGCATGGATGATTTGAAAATACATGAAAA ATACCACACTGGTGAAAAGTCACACTTTTGTGAGACTTGCGGTAAGGGATTCTTTCGTAAATATAATCTACGTATACATCTACGTGTCCATACTGGTGAGAAACCTCACAAATGTCCCCACTGCCCGCAGGCCTTTGCCCAAAGTAATGATTTAAAGGCTCATATACGCCGTCATACAGGTGAACGTTTTCGTTGTGAAGTATGTAATGCAGGATTTTTACAAGGTTATCAAATACGTCAACATAAATTGCAAGAGCATGGCATACATGAAATTCCTCCCACACAAAGATTGCAGAAATTTACTTCTGCCCAAGAACAggagaaacaaataaaacaaaacttacagACGGCTTTGGATTAA
- the LOC111685921 gene encoding zinc finger protein 420, which produces MEIIYNSQNYNKNNICRICMQEDGNLYPIFKEIFLGNRTTTIAQIITECTKYPVTHNDQLPAQICNACMEAARNAHQFKSQTEEAYCQLKALYDITWIPKQEKGNVSGCIRSEAAATVRVSALTTDKYTQTEKSTVFQCECCPKKFFIESELRQHRATIHANDAKKCRVCGETFNHLGQLKVHLSTEHPSEGIRCDFKCNICSREFTRKDHLKRHLIRVHKIEDDKLNISKVSLDEPEIENPPQLSASLNNYSSHWPDYQEDDDNEATAPNETMAATNPFSSEDEGLEHHNFNDMDEEDVKQFVETIAHPEISIKVENPDYTDNISTSITKQEKLAKSINLSNETVLKPELAEENIEIKENAKEKEEEEQEEENIDNLNTSYQEHHSNNTSDEDTDEDYQHSSDDEDQDDKFETTKKPPKDNLMTVVKQEQNNEKLEIATSSKDKHKTKLKANTKTPRRRHGSTKNEDNRCKECNRTFTRYNHLLRHMLTHSDEKPHVCNFCGKGFSRSDHLQKHIQSIHCEKNYKCDQCSSAYGRKDHLQRHIETRHNKDPTIQKPQFDCDMCEKKFTTKAYLAKHKLLHTDRLYACKHCSETFTEKEQMKEHQKKKHAQPRNFLCNICGDSFQRNEYLKIHMRRHTGEKPYKCRFCEKGFPRSTDLKMHERYHIGHKPNLCNLCGKGFHRPYNLTIHMRTHTGEKPYKCNQCPQAFAQSNDLKAHIRRHTGERFRCDMCSAAFLQRYGLNAHLRTVHGIIVTSFTGRLRKTEQPIDGGGGGEQLDQTTTAAVVTTPPTQQLAPAQQEQSHTSLPSPHIDSTITPPPLYLGHHFIAPTVGSTSTSPPIDISSTSATTSSSLPPLPLAHPSAQQM; this is translated from the exons atggaaataatttataactcgcaaaattataataaaaataacatttgccGTATTTGCATGCAGGAAGATGGCAATTTATATcccatatttaaagaaatattcctTGGCAACAGAACCACCACTATAGCTCAGATAATTACCGAGTGTACAAAATATCCAGTGACACACAATGACCAGCTACCAGCACAAATATGCAATGCCTGTATGGAAGCTGCCCGCAACGCCCATCAATTTAAAAGTCAAACAGAGGAGGCCTACTGCCAGCTAAAGGCGTTGTATGATATAACATGGATTCCCAAACAGGAGAAGGGTAATGTTAGTGGTTGTATTAGAAGTGAGGCGGCAGCAACGGTGAGGGTGAGTGCCCTCACCACAGACAAGTATACACAAACTGAAAAAAGCACAGTATTTCAGTGTGAGTGTTGCccgaaaaagtttttcattgaaTCGGAATTAAGGCAACATCGTGCCACCATCCATGCAAATGATGCCAAAAAATGTCGTGTTTGTGGTGAGACCTTTAATCATTTAGGTCAATTGAAGGTTCACTTATCCACAGAGCATCCCAGCGAGGGTATACGTTGTGATTTTAAGTGTAATATATGTTCGAGAGAATTTACACGCAAGGACCATTTGAAAAGGCATTTAATACGGGTACACAAGATCGAAGatgataaattaaatat TTCCAAAGTATCGCTGGATGAACCGGAAATTGAAAATCCTCCTCAACTATCTGCTAGCTTAAATAACTACAGCAGTCATTGGCCCGATTATCAAGAAGATGATGACAACGAAGCTACTGCGCCAAATGAAACGATGGCCGCTACAAATCCTTTCTCGAGTGAAGATGAAGGTCTCGAGCATCACAATTTCAATGATATGGATGAAGAAGATGTTAAGCAATTTGTAGAAACTATAGCCCATCCAGAAATATCCATTAAAG TTGAAAATCCCGATTACACTGACAATATTTCAACCAGCATTACTAAACAAGAAAAACTAGCAAAAAGCATCAATCTTTCAAATGAAACTGTATTAAAGCCAGAGTTAGCAgaggaaaatatagaaataaaagaaaatgctaAAGAAAAGGAGGAGGAGGAGCAGGAAGAAGAGAATATAGATAATCTTAATACATCTTATCAAGAGCATCATAGTAATAATACAAGTGATGAAGATACAGATGAAGATTACCAACATAGCAGTGATGATGAGGATCAGGATGACAAATTCGAAACTACAAAAAAACCGCCTAAAGACAACTTAATGACTGTTGTTAAACAGGAACAGAATAATGAAAAACTAGAAATTGCTACTAGTTCTAAGGataaacataaaactaaacttaaggCAAATACTAAAACACCCCGAAGACGACATGGTTCCACTAAAAATGAAGATAATCGTTGTAAGGAATGTAATCGAACCTTTACCCGTTACAATCATCTTCTACGCCATATGCTAACACACAGTGATGAAAAGCCacatgtttgtaatttctgtggcAAAGGATTTTCACGTTCAGATcatttacaaaaacacatacaGAGTATACATTGCGAAAAGAACTATAAATGTGATCAGTGTTCGAGTGCTTATGGACGCAAGGATCATTTGCAACGGCACATCGAAACGCGTCACAATAAAGATCCCACCATACAGAAACCTCAATTCGATTGTGATATGTGTGAGAAGAAGTTTACCACCAAGGCCTATTTggcaaaacataaattattgcATACCGATCGTCTGTATGCTTGCAAACATTGTTCGGAAACCTTCACCGAAAAGGAACAAATGAAAGAGcatcaaaagaaaaaacatgcCCAACCGCGTAATTTCCTGTGCAATATTTGTGGTGATTCGTTTCAGCGTAATGAATATCTTAAAATACACATGCGTCGTCATACCGGAGAGAAACCGTATAAATGTCGTTTTTGTGAAAAAGGTTTTCCGCGCAGTACCGATTTGAAAATGCATGAAAG ATATCATATAGGCCACAAACCTAATTTGTGTAATTTATGTGGCAAAGGTTTTCATCGTCCCTACAATCTAACCATACACATGCGCACGCATACCGGTGAAAAACCCTATAAATGTAATCAATGTCCTCAGGCGTTTGCTCAAAGTAATGATCTGAAAGCTCATATAAGACGTCATACTGGAGAACGTTTTCGTTGTGATATGTGTAGTGCAGCATTTTTGCAACGTTATGGTTTAAATGCTCATTTAAGAACTGTACATGGTATTATTGTCACCTCATTTACGGGACGTTTACGTAAAACCGAACAACCTATAGATGGAGGCGGTGGAGGAGAACAACTTGATCAAACAACAACAGCGGCTGTAGTGACAACACCTCCCACACAACAATTAGCCCCTGCACAACAAGAACAGTCGCATACATCGTTGCCATCTCCTCATATAGACAGTACTATAACACCACCGCCTTTGTATTTAGGTCATCATTTCATAGCACCAACAGTTGGTAGCACATCAACATCTCCCCCCATTGATATATCATCTACAAGTGCTACTACGTCGTCGTCGTTGCCTCCACTTCCATTAGCTCATCCTTCAGCGCAACAAAtgtaa
- the LOC111685922 gene encoding DNA replication complex GINS protein PSF3 — MNSQSYFPNYYAVEDLFVTQEKVECKVNTKLLKMGFLDAGAETEDLNPGRNINLPLWYIKELKVNNPYFTVNVPDIYKNVHKAVCEAETTHIELGKLHPYFYEYGRYLTPYDRNHVVGKIVFETMRQRVRYLLDISKNTTESGKPEHRLDDIENKLYDAGVKTNTLFTNWLQMKSNNIAVSEMVQEHTKKRKRERNSDANEDSPEQDRKRQTM; from the exons aTGAATTCACAAAGTTATTTTCCCAATTATTATGCGGTGGAAGATTTATTCGTTACACAGGAAAAAGTAGAGTGTAAAGttaatacaaaacttttaaaaatgg gTTTCCTGGACGCAGGCGCCGAAACTGAAGATCTTAATCCTGGTCGCAATATTAATTTGCCTTTGTGGTATATTAAGGAATTGAAAGTTAATAATCCCTATTTTACGGTCAATGTAccggatatctataaaaatgtgCACAAAGCAGTATGTGAGGCAGAAACTACACATATTGAATTGGGTAAATTACATCCATATTTTTATGAGTATGGACGCTATTTAACACCTTACGATCGTAATCATGTGGTGggtaaaattgtatttgaaaCTATGCGTCAAAGAGTAAGATATTTGCTGGATATATCTAAAAACACGACGGAAAGTGGTAAACCAGAACATCGTCTTGATGACatagaaaataaactttacGATGCGGGAGTTAAGACCAATACTTTg TTCACCAATTGGCTGCAAATGAAATCTAACAATATAGCAGTCTCCGAAATGGTGCAAGAGCATACCAAGAAACGCAAACGTGAACGTAATAGTGACGCTAATGAGGATTCACCCGAACAAGATCGTAAACGTCAAACTATGTag
- the LOC111685924 gene encoding zinc finger protein 670-like isoform X1 produces the protein MSSVLIVDVKKICRVCLGSELKMECLFQTQQSPTIAEMLSELTIYKIQYFDELPHLICCKCVNLVLSAYKLKERCEKSQRTLITLLDNPLKGICLNKNTQEKGSQTQLLAENMPSISSINCRYCLRSFQSIEDLKTHLNVFHPESDCKNFNECHICKRQFTRAAHLIRHIQSKHKFFKVEIKSLNEQEVSAISLEEETNITEKVTNESIQECEILKLIKVDDVGHLTDDESEIPLKLLLESLNTSEITEDSQNSIEIEETNIAEDDTPPVKRNRGRITKQSKTEDVSDNILQENEYDSIEILKETKRGPGRPSKNALNCKYCSEYCKTAKILQQHIAENHITTLNFSCKICNENFSAKKDLIYHLSNYHQKTRRLTSFMSKKKNMQNLFYCTKCDKNFSTKNSLQRHQENHDKKRYVCKECLQDFPNKEELNAHTKAEGHDKPLLCPECGLRCKSSNILTVHLRRHNGEKPFKCKFCSKGFPRMDDLKIHEKYHTGEKSHFCETCGKGFFRKYNLRIHLRVHTGEKPHKCPHCPQAFAQSNDLKAHIRRHTGERFRCEVCNAGFLQGYQIRQHKLQEHGIHEIPPTQRLQKFTSAQEQEKQIKQNLQTALD, from the exons atgtcttcAGTTTTAATAGTAGATGTTAAGAAAATATGTCGCGTTTGTTTGGGCAGTGAATTGAAAATggaatgtttgtttcaaacacAGCAAAGTCCTACAATTGCTGAAATGTTAAGTGAACTAACAATTTATAAG attCAATACTTTGATGAATTACCACATTTGATATGTTGCAAATGTGTAAATTTGGTTTTAAGTgcttataaattaaaagaaagatGTGAAAAATCCCAAAGAACTTTAATAACATTGCTTGATAATCCACTAAAAggtatatgtttaaataaaaatacacaagaaAAAGGCAGCCAAACACAATTACTTGCTGAAAATATGCCTTCAATTAGTTCAATAAATTGTCGCTATTGCTTACGTTCTTTTCAAAGTATTGAGGACTTAAAAACCCACTTGAATGTCTTTCATCCTGAATCagattgtaaaaattttaatgaatgtcATATTTGCAAACGCCAGTTTACCAGGGCAGCCCATTTAATAAGACATATACAaagtaaacataaatttttcaaagtagAAATCAAATCATTGAATGAACAGGAAGTTTCAGCTATATCTTTAGAAGAGGAAACAAATATCACAGAGAAAGTTACTAACGAAAGTATACAAGaatgtgaaatattaaaattaataaaagtggATGATGTTGGACATTTAACAGATGATGAAAGTGAAATACCTTTAAAGTTGttgttagaatctttaaatacTAGCGAAATAACAGAAG ATTCACAAAATTCTATTGAAATAGAAGAAACCAATATTGCAGAAGATGATACACCGCCAGTTAAACGTAACAGAGgtagaataacaaaacaatcgAAAACAGAag aTGTTTCTGATAACATTTTACAAGAGAATGAGTATGATTCTATTGAAATTCTAAAAGAAACTAAACGTGGCCCTGGCAGACCAtcaaaaaatgctttaaattgcaaatattgcTCGGAATACTGTAAAACTgctaaaatattacaacaacatATTGCAGAAAATCATATTACAACACTgaatttttcttgtaaaatctgtaatgaaaatttttctgccaaaaaagatttaatttatcatttatCCAATTATCACCAAAAAACTCGTCGTCTAACAAGTTTTAtgagtaaaaagaaaaatatgcaaaatttattttattgtacaaAATGTGATAAGAATTTTAGCACTAAGAACTCTTTACAAAGACACCAAGAGAACCACGATAAAAAACGTTACGTTTGCAAAGAATGTCTACAGGATTTTCCCAATAAGGAAGAGTTAAATGCGCATACTAAGGCAGAAGGACATGATAAACCCTTACTGTGTCCAGAATGTGGTTTACGTTGTAAAAGTAGTAATATCTTGACAGTACATTTGAGACGGCATAATGGTGAGAAACCATTTAAGTGTAAATTTTGTAGTAAAGGATTTCCACGCATGGATGATTTGAAAATACATGAAAA ATACCACACTGGTGAAAAGTCACACTTTTGTGAGACTTGCGGTAAGGGATTCTTTCGTAAATATAATCTACGTATACATCTACGTGTCCATACTGGTGAGAAACCTCACAAATGTCCCCACTGCCCGCAGGCCTTTGCCCAAAGTAATGATTTAAAGGCTCATATACGCCGTCATACAGGTGAACGTTTTCGTTGTGAAGTATGTAATGCAGGATTTTTACAAGGTTATCAAATACGTCAACATAAATTGCAAGAGCATGGCATACATGAAATTCCTCCCACACAAAGATTGCAGAAATTTACTTCTGCCCAAGAACAggagaaacaaataaaacaaaacttacagACGGCTTTGGATTAA